The following coding sequences are from one Hymenobacter sp. DG25A window:
- the rplD gene encoding 50S ribosomal protein L4, giving the protein MELSVYNIKGEDTGRKVTLSDAIFGLEPNEHVMYLDVKQYLANQRQGTHKSKQRNEVQGTTKKLKKQKGTGGARAGSMKSPVFIGGGRVFGPEPRDYGFKLNKKTKRLARLSALSSLAKDGKVALVENIVLDAPKTKDFLNILNDLKLNNGKKTLLVTGEVDKNVVLSARNIQKVTVATPVALNTHDLLNTDTLLLSEAGLKSLEQLYTSAE; this is encoded by the coding sequence ATGGAACTGTCAGTATATAACATCAAAGGCGAAGACACTGGCCGCAAGGTTACCCTGTCCGACGCTATCTTCGGCCTCGAGCCGAATGAGCACGTGATGTATCTCGACGTGAAGCAGTACCTGGCAAATCAGCGCCAGGGCACGCACAAGTCGAAGCAGCGCAACGAGGTGCAAGGCACCACGAAGAAGCTCAAGAAACAAAAAGGTACGGGCGGTGCCCGCGCCGGCAGCATGAAGTCGCCGGTATTCATCGGTGGTGGTCGTGTATTCGGTCCTGAGCCCCGTGACTACGGCTTCAAGCTCAACAAAAAGACCAAGCGTCTTGCCCGTCTGTCGGCTCTCTCGAGCTTGGCGAAAGATGGTAAAGTAGCGCTGGTAGAGAACATCGTACTCGATGCTCCCAAAACCAAAGACTTCCTGAACATCCTGAACGATCTGAAGCTGAACAACGGCAAAAAGACCCTCTTGGTAACCGGTGAAGTAGACAAGAACGTGGTGCTGTCGGCTCGCAACATTCAGAAAGTGACCGTAGCAACGCCCGTAGCGCTGAACACGCACGACCTGCTGAACACTGACACGCTGCTGCTGTCGGAGGCTGGCCTGAAGTCGTTGGAACAACTCTATACCTCCGCAGAATAA
- the rplW gene encoding 50S ribosomal protein L23: protein MSTLKKPIVTEKATGLNEKGQYVFEVERTANKVQIKKDIEKIYGVTVTGISTIRTNGKIKSKSTKTGQVTGRRPHGKKAVVTVKEGDVIDFYNGI, encoded by the coding sequence ATGAGCACACTGAAAAAACCCATCGTGACCGAGAAGGCCACGGGCCTGAACGAAAAAGGTCAGTACGTTTTCGAAGTGGAGCGCACTGCCAATAAGGTTCAGATCAAAAAGGATATTGAGAAAATCTACGGTGTAACGGTAACCGGCATCAGCACGATCCGCACCAACGGTAAGATCAAGTCCAAGTCCACGAAGACAGGTCAGGTAACTGGTCGTCGTCCACACGGCAAGAAGGCCGTAGTAACCGTGAAAGAAGGCGACGTTATCGACTTCTACAACGGCATCTAA
- the rplB gene encoding 50S ribosomal protein L2, with the protein MALKKLRPTSPGQRFRIAPAFDEITTSTPEKSLLAPLKKSGGRNGAGKMTNRYIGGGHKQKYRVIDFKRDKAGVPATVKTIEYDPNRTARIALLNYADGEKRYIIAPAGLQVDAVVVSGTGVAPEVGNALPLREIPLGTIVHNIELMPGSGAAMARSAGTYAQLVAREDKYATLKLPSGEMRMVLVTCMATVGTVSNGDHMNVRLGKAGRNRWLGRRPRVRGVAMNPVDHPMGGGEGKSSGGHPRSRNGIFSKGQKTRNKNKYSEQLIVNRKGKK; encoded by the coding sequence ATGGCACTCAAAAAACTAAGACCAACATCACCGGGTCAGCGCTTCCGCATCGCCCCGGCCTTCGACGAGATAACCACGTCGACGCCGGAGAAGTCGCTGTTGGCACCCCTGAAAAAATCCGGTGGCCGCAATGGAGCGGGTAAAATGACGAACCGCTATATCGGCGGTGGTCACAAACAGAAGTATCGTGTAATCGACTTCAAGCGTGATAAAGCTGGTGTTCCAGCCACGGTGAAGACGATTGAGTACGATCCTAACCGCACGGCGCGTATTGCCCTGCTCAACTACGCCGACGGCGAAAAGCGCTATATCATTGCGCCCGCTGGTCTGCAGGTTGATGCGGTGGTAGTTTCCGGCACCGGCGTAGCGCCAGAGGTAGGCAATGCCCTTCCCCTGCGCGAAATTCCACTGGGTACCATCGTACACAACATCGAGCTAATGCCCGGTAGTGGTGCTGCTATGGCTCGCTCGGCCGGAACCTACGCTCAGCTGGTTGCCCGCGAAGACAAGTATGCCACGCTGAAATTGCCTTCCGGCGAGATGCGCATGGTACTGGTAACCTGCATGGCTACCGTTGGTACCGTTTCGAATGGTGACCACATGAACGTACGTCTCGGCAAAGCCGGTCGTAACCGTTGGTTGGGTCGTCGTCCGCGTGTTCGTGGGGTTGCTATGAACCCCGTGGATCACCCAATGGGTGGTGGCGAAGGCAAGTCGTCGGGTGGTCACCCACGCAGCCGTAACGGCATCTTCTCTAAGGGTCAGAAGACGCGTAACAAGAACAAGTACTCTGAGCAGCTCATCGTTAACCGTAAAGGCAAGAAGTAA
- the rpsS gene encoding 30S ribosomal protein S19, giving the protein MARSLKKGPYIDFRLEKKVSAMEETGKKSVVKTWSRRSMISPDFVGHTFAVHNGNKFIPVYVTENMVGHKLGEFAPTRNFRGHIAKKDKGKR; this is encoded by the coding sequence ATGGCACGTTCGCTAAAAAAAGGGCCGTACATTGACTTCCGGCTCGAGAAGAAAGTTTCGGCAATGGAAGAAACCGGCAAAAAGTCGGTGGTGAAGACCTGGTCTCGCCGCTCGATGATTTCTCCGGACTTCGTTGGCCACACCTTCGCCGTTCACAACGGCAATAAGTTCATCCCGGTGTATGTCACGGAAAACATGGTAGGTCACAAACTCGGTGAGTTTGCCCCAACCCGTAACTTCCGTGGTCATATCGCCAAGAAAGATAAAGGCAAGCGCTAA
- the rplV gene encoding 50S ribosomal protein L22: MEATAKLRNVPTSPRKMRMVANMVRGQKVTRALGLLKFEANSGAERIEKLLLSALANWQQKNEDERIEDANLYIKEIFVDEGRQLKRLRPAPQGRGHRIRKRSNHVTLIIDTKVEPLGSKAAAEKAAEKKPATATATEGKAKTTRRSSSKKTTETKAEATA; the protein is encoded by the coding sequence ATGGAAGCTACTGCTAAACTCCGTAATGTGCCTACCTCGCCTCGCAAGATGCGCATGGTAGCCAACATGGTCCGCGGTCAGAAAGTGACGCGCGCCCTGGGCTTGCTGAAGTTCGAGGCTAACTCGGGCGCTGAAAGAATCGAGAAACTGCTCCTATCGGCTCTGGCCAACTGGCAGCAGAAGAACGAGGATGAGCGCATCGAGGATGCTAACCTCTACATCAAGGAAATCTTCGTGGATGAAGGTCGCCAGCTGAAGCGTCTGCGCCCCGCCCCTCAGGGTCGTGGTCACCGCATCCGCAAGCGCAGCAACCACGTGACGCTGATCATTGACACGAAAGTAGAACCCCTGGGCAGCAAAGCAGCTGCTGAGAAGGCTGCTGAGAAAAAGCCTGCCACTGCTACTGCAACGGAAGGCAAAGCCAAGACTACGCGTCGTAGCTCCTCGAAAAAAACCACTGAAACCAAGGCAGAAGCCACCGCATAA
- the rpsC gene encoding 30S ribosomal protein S3, producing the protein MGQKVNPVGFRLGVIKGWDSNWYGGKDFADKLVEDEKIRKYIMARIPKGGISRIVIERTLKRVTITINTARPGVVIGKGGAEVDKIKDELKQITGKDVQINIFEIKRPELDAKLVGESIAQQLQARISFRRAMKMSIQAAMRVGAEGIKIQCGGRLGGAEIARSEQYKEGRTPLHTLRADIDYALSEAQTVYGKIGIKVWIMRGEVFGKPDLSPNQQPTSPAGGEGRGERGPRGERGDRGGDRGPRRDRNDRGGDNRGGQAGGGQRRGGGPGAGGPGGQGGQNRGGGGAPRR; encoded by the coding sequence ATGGGACAGAAAGTAAATCCGGTTGGCTTCCGTTTGGGCGTCATTAAAGGGTGGGACTCGAACTGGTACGGCGGTAAGGACTTTGCCGACAAGCTGGTTGAGGACGAAAAGATCCGCAAATACATCATGGCTCGTATCCCGAAAGGTGGCATTAGCCGCATCGTGATTGAGCGTACTCTGAAGCGTGTTACCATCACCATCAACACGGCTCGTCCGGGTGTGGTAATTGGTAAAGGCGGTGCAGAGGTTGATAAGATCAAGGACGAACTGAAGCAGATTACCGGCAAAGACGTTCAGATCAACATCTTCGAAATTAAGCGTCCGGAACTCGACGCCAAGCTGGTAGGTGAGAGCATTGCTCAGCAACTGCAGGCTCGTATCTCGTTCCGTCGTGCGATGAAGATGTCTATCCAGGCTGCAATGCGCGTTGGTGCCGAAGGCATCAAGATTCAGTGCGGTGGTCGTCTAGGTGGTGCTGAAATTGCCCGCTCCGAGCAATACAAAGAAGGCCGTACCCCGCTGCACACGCTGCGTGCTGACATCGATTATGCGCTGTCAGAAGCTCAGACCGTGTATGGCAAAATCGGTATCAAGGTGTGGATCATGCGTGGTGAAGTGTTCGGCAAGCCCGACCTCTCGCCAAACCAGCAGCCCACCAGCCCAGCCGGCGGCGAAGGCCGTGGCGAGCGTGGCCCACGCGGTGAGCGTGGTGACCGTGGTGGTGACCGTGGCCCGCGCCGCGACCGTAATGACCGTGGCGGTGACAACCGTGGTGGTCAGGCCGGTGGTGGACAGCGCCGTGGCGGTGGTCCTGGTGCCGGCGGCCCTGGTGGCCAAGGCGGCCAGAACCGTGGTGGTGGTGGCGCTCCGCGTCGCTAG
- the rplP gene encoding 50S ribosomal protein L16 produces the protein MLQPKRTKYRKMQKGRVHGLAYRGSSIDFGSFAIKSLEQAWITARQIEAARIAMTRAMKREGQVWIRIFPDKPITKKPAEVRMGKGKGSPEYWVAVVKPGTIMFESDGVSLEVAQESLRLAAQKLPVKTQFVVRRDYEESK, from the coding sequence ATGTTACAGCCGAAAAGGACCAAGTATCGCAAGATGCAAAAGGGTCGCGTGCATGGCCTAGCCTACCGCGGCAGCTCCATAGACTTCGGTTCCTTCGCTATTAAATCCCTGGAACAGGCATGGATTACGGCTCGCCAGATTGAGGCTGCCCGTATCGCCATGACCCGTGCCATGAAACGCGAAGGTCAAGTGTGGATCCGCATTTTCCCTGACAAGCCAATTACCAAGAAGCCTGCAGAGGTACGTATGGGTAAAGGCAAAGGCTCGCCCGAGTATTGGGTAGCCGTAGTAAAGCCTGGCACCATCATGTTCGAGTCGGACGGTGTTTCGCTGGAAGTAGCACAGGAGTCGCTGCGTCTCGCCGCGCAGAAGCTGCCGGTTAAGACTCAATTTGTTGTTCGTCGCGACTACGAAGAAAGCAAGTAA
- the rpmC gene encoding 50S ribosomal protein L29 codes for MKNADIRALSLEDLKAQIKTEQTNGQTLRFAHAISPLENPVRLKHSRKNVARLQTELNRRENEQATQTAK; via the coding sequence ATGAAGAACGCCGATATCCGCGCCCTTTCACTGGAAGACCTGAAAGCGCAAATCAAGACCGAACAAACCAATGGCCAGACGCTGCGCTTCGCGCACGCTATTTCGCCTCTGGAAAATCCGGTTCGCCTGAAGCATAGCCGCAAGAACGTAGCCCGTCTGCAAACCGAGCTCAACCGTCGCGAGAACGAGCAGGCAACCCAAACTGCTAAATAA
- the rpsQ gene encoding 30S ribosomal protein S17 produces the protein MASNEAQQATTSAPERNLRKEIIGRVSSSKMDKSITVVVESKMKHPIYGKFVTKSTKFMAHDENNECGEGDTVRIMSTRPLSKSKRWRLVEILERAK, from the coding sequence ATGGCAAGCAACGAAGCACAGCAGGCAACGACCAGCGCACCCGAGCGCAACCTGCGTAAAGAAATCATCGGGCGCGTTTCCTCCTCCAAGATGGACAAGTCCATCACGGTTGTGGTGGAAAGCAAAATGAAACACCCCATCTACGGCAAGTTCGTTACCAAGTCGACCAAATTCATGGCCCACGACGAGAACAACGAATGCGGCGAAGGCGATACGGTTCGCATTATGTCGACCCGTCCGTTGAGCAAGAGCAAGCGGTGGAGACTGGTAGAAATTCTAGAGCGCGCTAAGTAA
- the rplN gene encoding 50S ribosomal protein L14, translating into MIQQESRLTVADNSGAKEVLCIRVLGGTGKKYASVGDKIVVSIKSAIPSGNAKKGTVSKAVVVRTKKEIRRKDGSYIRFDDNAAVLLNNNDEPRGTRIFGPVARELREKQFMKIVSLAPEVL; encoded by the coding sequence ATGATCCAGCAAGAATCCCGTCTGACCGTCGCTGATAACAGCGGCGCCAAAGAAGTGCTCTGCATCCGTGTCCTTGGCGGCACGGGTAAGAAGTACGCTAGCGTAGGCGATAAGATCGTGGTTTCGATCAAATCCGCTATTCCGTCTGGCAATGCTAAAAAAGGCACTGTATCCAAGGCAGTAGTAGTGCGCACGAAGAAGGAAATCCGTCGTAAAGACGGTTCTTATATCCGCTTCGACGATAACGCTGCTGTTCTGCTCAACAATAACGACGAGCCCCGCGGTACCCGCATCTTCGGCCCAGTGGCCCGTGAACTCCGCGAAAAGCAGTTCATGAAGATCGTTTCGCTGGCTCCTGAAGTTCTCTAA
- the rplE gene encoding 50S ribosomal protein L5: MARLKDIYLKEVVPALQEQFQFKSIMQVPRITKICINRGIGAAVADKKLVDNGVDELTTIAGQKAVPTIAKRSVSNFKLREGMPIGARVTLRGEQMYEFMDRLLTVALPRVRDFKGINDKGFDGRGNYTLGIKEQIIFPEISIDKIKSISGMDITFVTTAENDEQSYELLKAFGMPFANAKKQNNG; the protein is encoded by the coding sequence ATGGCTCGACTCAAAGATATTTATCTCAAAGAAGTAGTACCCGCGCTCCAAGAACAATTCCAGTTCAAGAGCATCATGCAGGTACCACGCATCACCAAGATCTGCATCAACCGCGGTATCGGCGCAGCTGTTGCCGATAAGAAACTGGTTGATAATGGTGTGGATGAGCTGACGACCATTGCTGGTCAGAAAGCTGTTCCTACCATTGCCAAGCGCTCGGTGTCGAACTTCAAACTCCGTGAAGGCATGCCTATCGGCGCCCGCGTTACCCTGCGCGGCGAGCAGATGTATGAATTCATGGACCGTCTGCTCACGGTGGCTCTGCCCCGCGTGCGTGACTTCAAAGGCATCAACGATAAAGGCTTCGATGGCCGCGGTAACTATACCCTGGGCATCAAGGAGCAAATCATCTTCCCAGAAATTTCGATCGATAAGATCAAGTCGATTTCGGGTATGGATATTACCTTCGTAACGACGGCCGAAAACGATGAGCAGAGCTACGAGCTGCTGAAAGCTTTCGGAATGCCGTTCGCTAACGCCAAGAAACAAAACAATGGCTAA
- the rpsN gene encoding 30S ribosomal protein S14, giving the protein MAKESMKARERKRIATVARYAEKRKALKAAGDFEGLDKLPRNASPVRLHNRDKIDGRPRGYMRKFGISRVRFREMALAGKIPGVTKSSW; this is encoded by the coding sequence ATGGCTAAGGAATCGATGAAAGCACGGGAGCGGAAGCGTATTGCTACCGTTGCCCGTTATGCTGAGAAGCGCAAGGCTCTGAAAGCCGCTGGTGACTTCGAAGGCCTGGACAAACTGCCACGCAATGCGTCGCCTGTGCGCCTGCACAACCGCGACAAAATTGACGGCCGTCCTCGTGGTTATATGCGTAAGTTCGGCATCAGCCGGGTGCGCTTCCGCGAAATGGCTTTGGCGGGTAAAATCCCCGGCGTAACGAAGTCTAGCTGGTAA
- the rpsH gene encoding 30S ribosomal protein S8 produces MNTDPIADYLTRVRNAIKANHRVVEIPASKIKKEITKVLYHKGYIQSYRFDDAAVQGTIKIALKYNPTTKQPAITKLERVSSPGLRKYAHVENLPRVLSGLGIAILSTSKGVMTEKEAKAENVGGEVLCYVY; encoded by the coding sequence ATGAATACAGATCCAATTGCCGACTACCTGACCCGGGTTCGCAATGCCATCAAGGCAAACCACCGGGTAGTGGAGATTCCGGCCAGCAAGATCAAAAAGGAAATCACGAAGGTACTCTACCATAAAGGGTACATTCAGAGCTACCGTTTTGATGATGCAGCGGTACAAGGCACAATCAAGATTGCGCTGAAGTACAACCCCACCACCAAGCAGCCCGCAATCACCAAGCTGGAGCGGGTAAGCTCCCCTGGTCTGCGTAAGTACGCTCACGTAGAAAACCTGCCGCGTGTACTCAGCGGTCTGGGTATTGCGATTCTGTCGACGTCGAAAGGTGTGATGACAGAAAAAGAGGCGAAAGCCGAGAACGTGGGCGGCGAAGTGCTGTGCTACGTCTACTAA
- the rplF gene encoding 50S ribosomal protein L6, translating into MSRIGKLPISLPDNVQIEVSNENTVTVKGPKGTLIVPVDRDITVATEDGQLVVTRPTEQKRHKAMHGLYRSLLNNAVSGVGQGLEVKLELVGVGYKATMAGTTLELSLGYSHNIFLALPKEVTATALTEKGKNPIVTLTSIDKQLLGQVAAKIRSLRKVEPYKGKGVRFVGEQIRRKAGKTASK; encoded by the coding sequence ATGTCACGCATTGGTAAACTGCCCATCAGCCTGCCCGACAACGTGCAGATTGAAGTGAGCAACGAAAACACGGTTACCGTGAAGGGCCCGAAAGGTACCCTCATCGTTCCGGTTGACCGCGACATTACCGTAGCTACCGAAGACGGGCAGCTGGTAGTGACCCGCCCAACTGAACAGAAGCGCCACAAAGCAATGCACGGTCTGTACCGTTCACTGCTGAACAATGCCGTTAGCGGTGTTGGTCAGGGCTTGGAAGTGAAGCTGGAGCTGGTAGGTGTAGGTTATAAAGCTACTATGGCTGGTACTACCCTGGAGCTGTCACTGGGTTATTCGCACAACATCTTCCTGGCCCTGCCAAAAGAAGTTACTGCAACGGCCCTCACCGAGAAAGGTAAAAACCCTATCGTTACCTTAACCAGCATTGATAAGCAACTGCTGGGTCAGGTGGCCGCAAAGATTCGCTCGTTGCGCAAAGTTGAGCCCTACAAAGGCAAAGGCGTGCGCTTCGTGGGTGAGCAAATTCGTCGTAAGGCTGGTAAAACGGCTTCGAAATAA
- the rplR gene encoding 50S ribosomal protein L18, translating into MAFDKATRRKRIQRIIRTKVAGTSERPRLSVFRSNTGIYAQIIDDTTGTTLASASSKHVSVEGGNGVALAAAVGKELAARATGKGISKVVFDRSGYLYHGRVKSLAEGAREGGLNF; encoded by the coding sequence ATGGCTTTCGATAAAGCAACTAGAAGAAAACGGATCCAGCGCATCATCCGCACTAAGGTGGCTGGCACGTCCGAGCGCCCGCGTCTGTCGGTGTTTCGCAGCAATACGGGCATCTATGCCCAGATTATTGACGACACCACAGGAACAACGCTGGCGTCTGCTTCCTCGAAGCACGTTTCGGTGGAAGGGGGCAACGGAGTCGCCCTCGCTGCCGCAGTCGGCAAAGAACTTGCTGCCCGTGCTACAGGAAAAGGAATTTCGAAAGTGGTATTTGACCGTTCCGGTTATCTCTACCACGGCCGCGTAAAATCATTGGCAGAAGGAGCCCGCGAAGGCGGCCTCAATTTCTAA
- the rpsE gene encoding 30S ribosomal protein S5: protein MAEFNNGPRGGSADNRGGGNDRRGGGNDRRGNDRNAEQSRTGDSDLKEKVVAINRVAKVVKGGRRFSFSAIVVVGDGNGTVGFGLGKANEVTDAIAKGIDDAKKNLVKVPLYKHTVPHVMEGKYSGGFVLVQPAAAGTGVIAGGAMRAVFESAGIKDVLAKSKGSSNPHNVVKATFDALLKMRDPLQIAQARGISLSKVFNG, encoded by the coding sequence ATGGCAGAATTTAACAACGGCCCTCGTGGTGGTAGCGCCGATAACCGTGGCGGTGGCAATGACCGTCGTGGTGGTGGCAATGACCGTCGCGGCAACGACCGTAACGCGGAGCAGTCGCGCACTGGCGATTCCGACCTGAAAGAAAAAGTGGTTGCTATCAACCGCGTAGCCAAAGTAGTAAAAGGTGGTCGTCGCTTCAGCTTCTCGGCCATTGTGGTAGTTGGTGACGGTAACGGCACTGTAGGTTTCGGCCTCGGCAAAGCCAACGAAGTAACCGACGCCATTGCCAAAGGCATTGACGACGCGAAGAAGAACCTGGTGAAAGTACCTCTGTACAAGCACACGGTTCCTCACGTTATGGAAGGTAAGTACTCCGGTGGTTTTGTGCTGGTTCAGCCAGCTGCTGCTGGTACGGGTGTGATTGCCGGTGGTGCTATGCGCGCGGTGTTCGAAAGCGCTGGTATCAAAGACGTACTGGCTAAGTCGAAAGGCTCGTCTAACCCCCACAACGTAGTAAAAGCTACTTTTGATGCTCTGCTGAAAATGCGCGACCCATTGCAGATTGCACAGGCTCGTGGCATCAGCCTCTCTAAAGTTTTTAACGGCTAA
- the rpmD gene encoding 50S ribosomal protein L30, which yields MAQIHIKLVKSVIDRPERQKRTVQALGLGKIGSTKEVENTPQVAGMVKTVKHLIEVTEL from the coding sequence ATGGCGCAGATCCATATCAAACTCGTAAAAAGCGTTATCGACCGCCCCGAGCGGCAGAAACGCACGGTGCAGGCCCTTGGCCTCGGTAAAATCGGCAGCACCAAGGAAGTGGAAAACACTCCCCAAGTTGCAGGCATGGTTAAGACCGTGAAACACCTGATAGAAGTAACCGAACTCTAG
- the rplO gene encoding 50S ribosomal protein L15 produces the protein MNLSNLQPAAGATRNEKRVGRGTGSGRGGTSTRGHKGAKSRSGYSKKSGFEGGQMPLQRRIPKFGFKNINRVEYKGINLDVLATLTENGAVTTLDNAFFVSAGLVSKSAKVKILGRGEITKALEVHAHAFSKSAIEAIEKAGGKAVTL, from the coding sequence ATGAATCTCAGCAATCTCCAACCCGCCGCAGGCGCTACCCGCAATGAAAAGCGTGTAGGTCGTGGTACGGGTTCCGGCCGTGGCGGCACCTCAACGCGCGGTCACAAAGGTGCCAAATCCCGTTCGGGCTACTCTAAAAAGTCCGGTTTCGAAGGTGGTCAGATGCCTCTGCAGCGTCGCATCCCGAAGTTCGGCTTCAAGAACATCAACCGTGTTGAGTATAAAGGCATCAACCTTGATGTGCTGGCTACTTTGACCGAAAATGGTGCTGTTACTACGCTGGACAATGCATTCTTTGTGAGTGCCGGTCTGGTGTCGAAAAGTGCCAAAGTGAAAATCCTGGGTCGCGGTGAAATCACCAAAGCGCTGGAAGTACATGCCCACGCCTTCTCGAAGTCGGCTATTGAAGCCATTGAGAAAGCGGGTGGTAAAGCCGTGACTCTGTAA
- the secY gene encoding preprotein translocase subunit SecY, which produces MNKFITTIKNIFAIEDLRTRILNTLFFIAIYRLGSYVVLPGVDPNRLKQGAEGLFGILDTLLGGAFSHASIFALGIMPYISASIVLQLLTIAVPYFQKLQKEGESGRKKINQYTRILTIPIVLAQSVGFIATINADAIMNPGVLFTVSTMIIITAGTLFCMWLGEKITDKGIGNGISMIIMIGIVSRFPGAIIGEAAAKGINGALIFLLELVVLFFVVMLVIVLTQAVRRIPVQYAKQIGGTTQLNAQRQFIPMKVNAAGVMPIIFAQSLMFVPAIVASVWQNDSDMASYIGVKFSDYTSWQYNLVFGVLILLFTYFYTAISVNPNQIADDLKRSGGFVPGVKPGNDTSEHIDEILTRITLPGALALALIAIFPAFALLLGVTRPFSAFYGGTSLIIMVGVVLDTLNQVESYLLMRHYDGMMKSGKVRGRTQDIAMAS; this is translated from the coding sequence ATGAACAAGTTCATCACCACGATTAAGAACATCTTTGCTATTGAGGATCTGCGTACGCGGATTCTCAATACGCTTTTTTTCATTGCCATTTATCGGCTGGGTTCTTACGTGGTGCTGCCCGGTGTGGATCCGAACCGGTTGAAGCAAGGCGCAGAAGGACTGTTCGGTATTCTGGATACGTTGCTCGGCGGTGCTTTTAGCCACGCCTCGATCTTCGCTCTGGGCATCATGCCGTATATCTCGGCTTCCATCGTGTTGCAGCTGCTCACGATTGCCGTGCCTTACTTCCAGAAGCTCCAGAAAGAAGGAGAGTCGGGACGTAAGAAAATCAACCAGTATACGCGTATCCTCACAATTCCAATAGTATTGGCTCAATCGGTTGGCTTCATTGCCACCATTAACGCTGATGCTATTATGAATCCGGGGGTACTGTTTACGGTATCTACGATGATTATCATCACAGCCGGCACGCTCTTCTGCATGTGGCTGGGTGAAAAAATCACGGATAAAGGAATAGGCAACGGTATTTCCATGATCATTATGATCGGGATTGTATCGCGCTTCCCAGGAGCTATTATTGGTGAAGCTGCTGCCAAAGGCATCAACGGCGCCCTGATCTTCTTGTTGGAGCTGGTGGTTCTGTTCTTCGTAGTTATGCTGGTGATTGTGCTCACGCAGGCTGTTCGCCGGATTCCGGTGCAGTATGCCAAGCAAATTGGTGGCACTACCCAGTTAAATGCACAGCGTCAGTTTATTCCCATGAAGGTGAATGCTGCCGGCGTTATGCCCATCATCTTTGCGCAGTCATTGATGTTTGTACCGGCCATTGTGGCTTCGGTATGGCAGAATGATAGTGATATGGCAAGCTATATCGGCGTGAAGTTCTCTGACTATACCTCCTGGCAGTACAATCTGGTATTCGGTGTATTGATTCTGTTGTTCACGTATTTCTATACGGCCATCAGTGTCAACCCCAATCAGATTGCGGATGACCTGAAGCGTAGCGGTGGTTTTGTTCCGGGTGTAAAGCCAGGTAATGATACTTCTGAGCACATTGATGAGATTCTGACGCGCATCACGTTGCCCGGTGCTTTAGCCTTGGCACTAATTGCCATCTTCCCGGCATTCGCACTGCTGCTCGGTGTAACGCGCCCGTTCTCGGCTTTCTACGGTGGTACTTCCCTCATCATTATGGTAGGGGTGGTATTAGATACGCTGAATCAGGTAGAAAGCTACCTGCTGATGCGCCACTACGATGGCATGATGAAATCGGGCAAAGTTCGCGGCCGTACGCAGGACATTGCCATGGCTTCCTAA